A single genomic interval of Romboutsia ilealis harbors:
- a CDS encoding DUF3783 domain-containing protein, with protein MTFKNLKELDTTESRSCALVFNFNNKELIKIKSVFRLSGISDIIILKNDNLNTPIKDILNDNLLEDSKEKINSRAIIFNNIESRKISAVSDNLKKLKVQRPLLATVTETSINWDLKNLLYNLQEEAISLNSSKISIHKNS; from the coding sequence ATGACATTTAAAAATTTAAAGGAGTTAGATACTACAGAATCTAGGAGTTGTGCATTAGTATTTAATTTTAATAATAAAGAGTTAATTAAAATAAAGAGTGTATTTAGATTAAGTGGAATAAGTGATATTATTATATTAAAAAACGACAATTTAAATACTCCTATAAAAGATATATTAAATGATAACTTATTAGAAGATAGTAAGGAAAAAATAAATAGTAGAGCTATTATATTTAATAACATAGAAAGTAGAAAGATTAGTGCTGTATCTGATAATTTAAAAAAATTAAAAGTACAAAGACCTTTATTAGCCACAGTAACAGAAACATCAATTAACTGGGACTTAAAAAATCTTTTATATAACTTACAAGAAGAAGCGATTAGTTTAAATAGCTCAAAAATATCTATACATAAAAATTCATAA
- a CDS encoding DUF134 domain-containing protein has product MKVELTTIELKALELKDINNFNDKKCASIMSISVKEYNDILNKAREKVTKALIDKDEINIIDISVNDEPKCTTLCKFRCAICGQIYEIDYTKEDIKCPLCLSSKIMTNEEAGFLK; this is encoded by the coding sequence ATGAAAGTTGAATTGACAACTATTGAACTCAAGGCACTTGAGTTAAAGGATATAAATAATTTTAATGATAAAAAATGTGCAAGTATAATGAGTATAAGCGTTAAAGAATATAATGATATATTAAATAAAGCAAGAGAAAAAGTAACTAAGGCACTTATAGATAAAGATGAAATTAATATTATAGATATTAGTGTAAATGATGAGCCTAAATGTACTACTTTATGCAAATTTAGATGTGCTATATGTGGTCAAATATATGAGATAGATTATACTAAGGAAGATATAAAGTGTCCATTATGTTTATCTAGTAAAATTATGACAAATGAAGAAGCTGGTTTCTTAAAATAA
- a CDS encoding PLAT/LH2 domain-containing protein, whose amino-acid sequence MATYNFTVHTGDIYLGGTDSNIFLQLQGDLGKSFMFRTNGHIKGNAYERDQIDKFSINLEGDYGDIHTIYLKSDCMYAGSGWFLDYIKIKKEGSNIPKGYICA is encoded by the coding sequence ATGGCAACATACAACTTTACTGTTCATACGGGGGATATATATTTAGGAGGAACAGATTCTAATATATTTCTTCAATTACAAGGAGACTTAGGAAAATCTTTCATGTTTAGAACAAATGGACACATAAAAGGAAATGCATATGAAAGAGATCAAATAGATAAATTTTCTATTAACTTAGAGGGCGACTATGGGGATATACATACTATATATCTTAAAAGTGACTGTATGTATGCTGGAAGTGGATGGTTTTTAGATTATATAAAAATAAAAAAAGAAGGTAGTAATATACCCAAAGGATATATCTGCGCCTAA
- a CDS encoding cold-shock protein — protein sequence MANYTGVVKWFDNDRGYGFISANDGNDVFVHYSNVKENGHDKDLHEGEEVSFDVVDAPKGLSAINVSKL from the coding sequence ATGGCAAATTATACTGGTGTTGTAAAATGGTTTGATAATGATAGAGGATATGGTTTTATATCTGCAAATGATGGAAATGATGTTTTTGTACATTATTCAAATGTAAAAGAAAATGGACATGATAAGGATTTACACGAAGGTGAAGAAGTATCATTTGATGTAGTTGATGCTCCTAAAGGTCTTTCTGCTATAAATGTATCTAAGTTATAA
- a CDS encoding rhodanese-like domain-containing protein has product MSYKNISSNELKELIKNNENILLIDVRSEDEFEEINIETSINIPLQDLLYNIDELQDHNDKDIVIYCRSGHRSITACNLLAMEGFNKLYNLECGIIDYLK; this is encoded by the coding sequence GTGAGCTATAAAAATATAAGTAGCAATGAATTAAAAGAGTTAATAAAAAATAATGAAAATATATTATTAATAGATGTAAGAAGTGAAGATGAATTTGAAGAAATTAATATAGAAACATCAATAAATATACCGTTACAAGATTTACTATATAATATAGATGAACTACAAGATCATAATGATAAAGATATAGTAATTTATTGCAGAAGTGGACATAGAAGTATTACAGCATGCAACTTATTAGCTATGGAAGGATTTAATAAGTTGTATAACCTAGAATGTGGAATAATAGACTATTTAAAATAA
- the ytaF gene encoding sporulation membrane protein YtaF, with product MLQSLLLVFSLCLDTFVASIAYGTDKIKIPFYSSIIINLVCSSFLGIALFLGDLLNNFIPINVATYLSFFLLLGLGIYRVFEVFCKKYIRKFSNKDKPLTFKIFDFKFVLQIYADEIKADYDNSKLLSAKEAFYLAIALSLDSLAVGFGSGLGYVNYAQVIILCFLVGIVSLLLGSQLGRRFANIINVNLSWISGVLLIILAFIRTF from the coding sequence TTTCTTTATGCTTAGATACTTTTGTAGCTAGTATTGCTTATGGTACAGATAAAATAAAAATACCCTTTTATTCTTCAATTATAATAAACTTAGTTTGTTCGTCATTTCTAGGTATTGCTCTGTTTTTAGGAGATTTATTGAATAATTTTATACCTATTAATGTGGCTACCTATCTTAGCTTTTTTCTTTTATTAGGACTTGGTATATATAGAGTATTTGAAGTATTTTGTAAAAAGTATATAAGAAAGTTTTCCAATAAAGATAAACCTCTTACTTTTAAAATTTTTGACTTTAAATTTGTCCTTCAAATTTATGCAGATGAAATAAAGGCTGATTATGATAATTCTAAATTACTTAGCGCTAAAGAAGCTTTTTATTTAGCAATTGCTCTTTCATTAGATAGTTTAGCAGTTGGTTTTGGTAGCGGATTGGGATATGTAAATTATGCTCAGGTTATAATTCTTTGCTTTTTAGTTGGTATAGTTAGTTTGCTATTAGGAAGTCAGTTAGGAAGACGCTTTGCTAATATAATAAATGTAAACTTATCTTGGATATCTGGTGTACTTCTTATTATATTAGCATTTATAAGAACTTTTTAA